The following are encoded together in the Oscillatoria sp. FACHB-1407 genome:
- a CDS encoding MFS transporter, whose product MKPDRRTSTPSHAPASIGIAIAFYAFITIGVAESGLGVLLPSILDTFNLTPATVTFLFISQIAGYVLAAFSSSLISSRLGLAPMLLIAAITLTTALATYGLAPAWGIMVAVGTLLGLGIGLIDAGINAYMVSDQREAKWIGLLHAFYGIGALLGPAIATTLLLLGLNWRQVYGVIASLVALLIVTVGWVMVVHYPPMMRRTATSNSHAVANLRFALKTPAVLISGLFLLVAVGTEASLGNWAYTVQQVSRGISASIAGYSISAMWLGFTIGRVMLGIFVNRLGAARLVTASLSLLAVGLLTWWLLPEQWLSLPIIGFAIAAIFPTTIWLMPQRVPTAVVPAAIGFVTSVASLGSAIIPTTIGWIANRAGLEIIPMLILLLAIALAVLHSWLTKQDVSSFDD is encoded by the coding sequence ATGAAACCTGACCGCCGCACAAGCACACCCTCCCATGCGCCTGCCTCCATTGGGATTGCGATCGCCTTCTACGCCTTCATCACCATTGGGGTTGCCGAAAGTGGCTTAGGAGTGCTGCTGCCCTCTATTCTAGATACGTTTAATCTAACCCCTGCAACCGTGACGTTTTTGTTTATCAGCCAAATTGCAGGGTATGTGCTTGCTGCCTTTAGCAGTAGTCTGATCAGCAGTCGGTTGGGATTAGCTCCCATGCTGTTGATTGCGGCTATCACCCTCACCACGGCTCTCGCTACCTACGGCTTAGCTCCAGCTTGGGGCATCATGGTCGCCGTGGGAACCCTGCTGGGGTTGGGCATTGGCTTGATTGATGCGGGGATTAACGCCTACATGGTGAGTGACCAGCGGGAGGCAAAATGGATTGGGCTGCTCCATGCCTTCTATGGCATTGGTGCTTTGTTGGGACCAGCGATCGCCACGACCCTGCTGCTGTTGGGGCTCAATTGGCGACAAGTTTATGGTGTGATTGCCAGTTTGGTAGCACTACTCATTGTTACGGTTGGTTGGGTGATGGTCGTCCACTATCCGCCCATGATGCGACGAACTGCGACATCCAACTCTCATGCGGTTGCCAATCTCCGGTTTGCGCTCAAAACACCTGCCGTTCTGATTTCAGGGTTGTTTCTGCTGGTTGCTGTGGGGACAGAAGCCTCTCTGGGAAATTGGGCATATACGGTTCAGCAGGTCAGTCGCGGCATTTCAGCCTCTATAGCCGGATATAGCATTAGTGCCATGTGGTTGGGATTTACGATCGGACGGGTGATGCTGGGCATTTTTGTAAACCGATTGGGAGCCGCTCGCCTGGTTACAGCGTCGTTGTCTCTGCTTGCGGTTGGATTATTAACCTGGTGGCTACTGCCAGAGCAATGGCTGAGCTTGCCTATCATTGGGTTTGCGATCGCCGCCATTTTTCCCACAACCATTTGGCTGATGCCCCAGCGAGTTCCAACCGCTGTTGTTCCTGCGGCGATCGGCTTTGTCACCAGTGTTGCCAGTTTGGGATCAGCGATCATTCCGACAACGATTGGCTGGATTGCAAATCGAGCAGGCTTAGAAATCATTCCCATGTTGATTTTGCTATTGGCGATCGCATTAGCTGTGCTGCATTCCTGGTTAACGAAACAGGATGTCTCATCTTTTGATGATTAG
- a CDS encoding alpha/beta hydrolase — protein MNVIQSLIATGTIAIVSFTALPVALSETVNPAPVTVESSASIVELPASFQPGLNRVVFQSEGERMVGNLYLPTSYQPGDKLPVIVVTGAWTTVKEQMPAVYAQRLADRGFATFAFDFRYWGESGGTPRQYESPAAKVQDIKNAVAFLQTLPVIDSDRIGGLGICASAGYMAQAVAEDSSFKSFATVAAWLHDMDSLNALFGEEMVQRRMEIGQAAREQYDRTGEVAYVPAYSQGDRSAAMFGDVSYYGSTDRGVIPEWTNRFAVMSWHEWQGFDAMAIAPQITTPTLMVHSDGSALPDNAREFYASLSGEKQLVWTEGQHLDFYDRDPQVSTAIDALVTHFQATLSDEAF, from the coding sequence ATGAACGTTATCCAATCCCTGATTGCAACTGGCACAATCGCGATCGTCTCCTTCACTGCTCTTCCTGTTGCTCTGTCAGAAACAGTAAACCCTGCCCCTGTTACCGTTGAGTCTTCAGCTTCAATAGTTGAACTGCCTGCATCCTTCCAACCCGGACTCAATCGGGTTGTCTTCCAGAGTGAGGGTGAGCGGATGGTTGGAAACCTGTACCTGCCAACCTCCTATCAGCCCGGAGACAAGCTTCCCGTAATTGTTGTGACAGGTGCCTGGACAACGGTGAAAGAACAAATGCCTGCGGTCTACGCTCAGCGGTTAGCCGATCGCGGATTTGCCACCTTCGCGTTTGATTTTCGCTACTGGGGTGAAAGCGGCGGAACTCCTCGCCAATACGAATCTCCTGCGGCTAAAGTACAGGACATCAAAAATGCCGTTGCCTTTCTGCAAACCTTACCTGTGATTGATAGCGATCGCATCGGTGGGTTAGGCATCTGTGCCAGTGCAGGCTACATGGCACAAGCGGTTGCGGAAGATTCAAGCTTCAAATCCTTTGCAACGGTTGCCGCCTGGTTGCATGATATGGATTCACTTAACGCTTTATTTGGTGAAGAAATGGTGCAGCGTCGGATGGAAATTGGTCAAGCTGCCCGTGAACAGTACGATCGCACAGGTGAGGTGGCTTATGTTCCGGCGTATTCTCAGGGCGATCGCAGTGCAGCGATGTTCGGTGATGTCAGCTACTACGGCAGTACGGATCGCGGTGTAATTCCAGAATGGACAAATCGCTTTGCAGTGATGTCGTGGCATGAATGGCAAGGTTTTGATGCAATGGCGATCGCTCCTCAAATCACCACTCCAACGTTGATGGTTCATAGCGATGGTTCTGCTTTGCCGGATAATGCCCGTGAATTCTATGCTTCGTTGAGTGGCGAAAAGCAGCTAGTTTGGACAGAAGGACAACATCTCGACTTCTACGATCGCGATCCTCAAGTTTCAACGGCTATTGATGCGTTGGTGACTCACTTCCAGGCAACATTGTCTGATGAAGCATTTTAA
- a CDS encoding glucose 1-dehydrogenase, translating to MSGRMDGKVVIVTGGSSGIGRATAIAFASEGAKVVIAARRVNEGEDTVKQIVEAGGEAIFVQTDVTQANEVQALVDRTLKKYGRLDAAFNNAGSGKGIRLIDLTEDEWEQEIAVNLKSVWLCLKYQIPAMLKSGKGAIVNMASQGAILGVPNYTAYGAAKGGAAALTRAAAAEYAAEGIRINAVSPGAVETELWANAPAGMLEQVAAGIPMQRVGQPQDIAETVVWLCSDAAGFITGQNIAIDGGYTTSN from the coding sequence ATGAGTGGACGCATGGATGGAAAAGTTGTGATTGTGACGGGTGGAAGTTCGGGAATTGGTCGAGCAACTGCCATTGCATTCGCCAGTGAAGGTGCAAAAGTGGTGATTGCGGCACGACGAGTCAATGAAGGCGAAGACACCGTCAAACAAATTGTGGAAGCTGGTGGAGAGGCAATCTTTGTCCAAACGGATGTGACTCAGGCAAACGAGGTACAAGCTCTGGTCGATCGCACTCTAAAAAAATATGGTCGTCTGGATGCGGCATTCAATAATGCAGGTTCTGGTAAAGGGATTCGGTTGATTGATTTGACGGAAGACGAGTGGGAACAGGAAATTGCGGTCAACCTCAAATCGGTGTGGCTCTGTTTGAAGTATCAAATTCCTGCCATGCTGAAATCGGGTAAAGGGGCGATCGTCAATATGGCATCTCAGGGGGCAATCCTGGGTGTTCCCAACTACACGGCTTATGGAGCAGCGAAGGGTGGTGCGGCAGCGTTAACTCGTGCGGCGGCGGCTGAATATGCGGCAGAGGGCATTCGGATTAATGCGGTCAGTCCCGGTGCAGTTGAAACAGAGCTTTGGGCAAATGCGCCTGCCGGAATGCTGGAACAGGTGGCAGCGGGGATTCCGATGCAGCGGGTTGGACAGCCCCAGGATATTGCGGAAACGGTTGTCTGGCTTTGCTCCGATGCGGCTGGATTTATCACCGGACAAAACATTGCCATTGATGGCGGCTATACCACCTCCAACTAA
- a CDS encoding nuclear transport factor 2 family protein, translating into MKKYWIALFAFVLAIALIMSWKSEQPAIANDAPTSQEQANVQLIQDYYAAYAEGDLEALKNFFAPNIVWRIPGHHPLAGEKRGVDEVIAFFTQLAQGNFQADPIFFQAQGDYVVDIHRGWSNVEDGGTQVDQLFTLMFKVENGKIVEAQNFLTDQHQADAFFWRTYPLKPLPDRLAQ; encoded by the coding sequence ATGAAAAAATATTGGATTGCGCTCTTTGCTTTTGTATTAGCGATCGCCCTCATAATGAGCTGGAAATCAGAACAACCTGCGATCGCCAATGACGCACCTACCAGCCAGGAACAAGCTAATGTTCAACTGATTCAGGATTACTACGCTGCCTATGCAGAAGGCGATCTAGAAGCCCTCAAAAACTTCTTTGCCCCCAATATCGTCTGGCGCATTCCTGGGCATCATCCCTTAGCAGGCGAAAAGCGTGGTGTAGACGAAGTAATTGCATTTTTTACCCAACTTGCACAAGGCAATTTCCAAGCCGATCCCATCTTTTTTCAAGCACAGGGAGACTATGTGGTAGACATCCACCGAGGCTGGAGCAATGTTGAGGATGGTGGAACTCAAGTCGATCAGCTATTCACACTGATGTTCAAAGTTGAGAATGGCAAAATCGTTGAGGCTCAAAACTTCCTGACCGATCAGCACCAGGCAGATGCTTTCTTCTGGAGAACCTATCCCCTCAAGCCGTTGCCCGATCGCCTCGCTCAGTAG
- a CDS encoding nuclear transport factor 2 family protein, with the protein MLKNKRRQVLLVGGSVIASTLLSNKLATAQSSNPTMNSTTDRDAIINAVNQIAIMADLRNWDACRDAFSDRVATDYTSLTGGEPSIVNAEDLVSGWETFFSQTFKVTQHLIGSHVVTITGDTATCLSNFQAHHVYLDSAKGTWTLGGIYEHGLIQTPQGWKVNRMKMTWTWESGDRPN; encoded by the coding sequence ATGCTCAAGAACAAACGCCGTCAAGTATTGCTGGTCGGAGGAAGTGTAATCGCCTCCACGCTTCTCTCCAACAAACTTGCAACGGCTCAATCTTCTAACCCAACCATGAACTCAACCACCGATCGAGATGCCATTATCAATGCGGTCAATCAAATTGCTATCATGGCTGATCTCCGCAACTGGGACGCTTGCCGAGATGCCTTTAGCGATCGCGTCGCAACCGATTACACCTCTCTCACAGGTGGAGAACCGTCAATCGTCAATGCAGAAGATTTAGTTAGTGGCTGGGAAACCTTCTTCTCACAAACCTTTAAAGTGACTCAGCACTTGATTGGTAGCCATGTTGTCACCATCACGGGAGATACTGCAACTTGTCTTTCCAACTTTCAAGCCCACCATGTTTATTTAGATTCTGCAAAAGGAACCTGGACGTTGGGTGGCATTTACGAACATGGTTTAATCCAAACGCCTCAAGGCTGGAAAGTAAACCGGATGAAAATGACCTGGACGTGGGAATCCGGCGATCGCCCTAACTAG
- a CDS encoding helix-turn-helix domain-containing protein — protein sequence MTEQPSLFLKKEWQNITVEYGLLESVGDFEFAMPKHAISVAFIPHDRVTWSVDGRKQTTALPAGSTFLYGDREFVWHHREKASEYVTLYLDPDYLKQIAIENDLSEETRLTHRVIFPDPTITQVAHWFKGELLNEGLGGNLFAESLKNLLTVHLLRNYCESGTPQKKLVVPGRALDAVKLKQIQDYIEEHLAEDMAIEDMAALVPMSQFHFARAFKAATGETPHKYLIQRRMERAKVLLTVTQLAIAEVAYRVGFSNQSHFTTHFRKATGVTPKDYRLQCS from the coding sequence ATGACGGAGCAACCTTCCCTTTTCCTCAAGAAGGAGTGGCAGAACATTACGGTGGAGTATGGGCTGCTCGAAAGCGTGGGTGACTTTGAGTTTGCCATGCCCAAACACGCGATTAGTGTGGCATTTATCCCGCACGATCGTGTGACCTGGTCTGTCGATGGTAGAAAACAAACCACGGCTTTGCCTGCCGGGAGTACGTTTTTGTATGGCGATCGCGAGTTTGTCTGGCATCACCGAGAGAAGGCGAGTGAGTACGTCACGCTTTACCTTGATCCGGATTATCTAAAGCAGATTGCAATCGAGAATGACCTATCTGAAGAAACGCGATTGACCCATCGGGTGATTTTTCCTGATCCCACCATTACTCAAGTGGCTCACTGGTTTAAAGGTGAACTGTTAAATGAGGGGTTGGGCGGAAACCTCTTTGCTGAGTCGCTGAAAAATTTGCTGACGGTTCATTTGTTACGGAACTACTGTGAATCGGGAACGCCACAAAAGAAGCTCGTTGTTCCAGGTCGGGCTTTAGATGCTGTAAAACTAAAGCAAATTCAAGATTACATTGAGGAACATCTGGCAGAAGATATGGCGATCGAAGATATGGCAGCTTTGGTTCCAATGAGTCAGTTTCATTTTGCTCGTGCTTTCAAAGCTGCAACGGGAGAAACTCCCCACAAGTATCTGATTCAACGCCGGATGGAACGGGCTAAAGTTCTGTTGACAGTGACTCAGTTGGCGATCGCAGAAGTCGCCTATCGAGTCGGCTTCTCTAACCAGAGCCACTTCACCACTCATTTTCGTAAAGCAACCGGGGTGACACCCAAGGATTATCGCTTGCAATGTAGCTAG
- a CDS encoding Crp/Fnr family transcriptional regulator — protein MSQESLNFVNNRLLASLPTEEFEQLQPYLELVSLDFKRELYQPNEPIEFVYFPLKGVCSLLSLTSEGELIEVGTVGNEGMVGLPVFLGAERIPGISMVQIPGNGLKMRAKDLRTQVTPGTALYEVLHRYTQALFNLISQSALCNRVHSIEQRCCRWLLLTHDRVGTDEFSLTHEFLSQMLGVRRAGVSEVAAKLQNAGFISYKYGKISIQDRPGLEVTSCECYALIKTEFERLIGDNHMN, from the coding sequence GTGTCCCAAGAATCTTTAAATTTTGTTAATAATCGGCTTCTGGCTAGCTTGCCAACAGAAGAATTTGAGCAGCTTCAGCCCTACCTGGAACTTGTTTCCCTCGACTTTAAACGAGAGCTTTATCAGCCAAATGAGCCGATTGAGTTTGTGTATTTTCCATTAAAAGGCGTTTGCTCACTGCTGTCACTCACTTCAGAAGGTGAACTCATTGAGGTGGGTACAGTTGGCAATGAAGGGATGGTGGGACTGCCCGTATTTCTGGGAGCCGAGAGAATCCCAGGAATATCAATGGTTCAAATTCCAGGTAATGGCTTGAAAATGCGCGCAAAGGATTTGCGGACTCAAGTTACCCCCGGTACAGCACTTTATGAGGTGCTGCATCGCTACACGCAAGCCTTGTTCAACCTGATCTCCCAATCCGCATTATGTAACCGAGTTCATTCGATTGAACAACGCTGCTGCCGTTGGCTACTCTTGACACACGATCGAGTAGGAACCGATGAATTTTCCCTCACTCACGAATTTTTGTCACAAATGTTGGGGGTTCGGCGAGCAGGGGTGAGTGAGGTCGCGGCTAAGTTACAAAATGCTGGTTTTATTTCCTACAAGTACGGCAAAATATCTATTCAAGATCGACCTGGGTTAGAGGTAACAAGCTGTGAGTGTTATGCCCTCATCAAAACGGAGTTCGAGCGTTTAATTGGTGACAATCATATGAATTAA
- a CDS encoding chemotaxis protein CheB, with translation MSSLIQIPQHRIFSHFPNIAFNVVALAASMGGIPTLRTILSALPADFPAAILVVQHLSPNSSHLPEVLGYRTALKVKPAATGDVLRPGTVYVAVPARHLLVQPNGTLLLSDDPKMNFIRPAADKLLMSMATTYKSRAIAVVLTGNGSDGALGVLAVKKYGGVAIAQDEATSEFFGMPGAAIATGQIDWVLPVEAIASKLLHLVTSAVVA, from the coding sequence ATGAGTTCCCTTATCCAAATTCCGCAACATCGCATTTTCTCCCACTTTCCCAATATTGCGTTTAATGTTGTGGCATTGGCAGCTTCGATGGGGGGAATACCAACACTCCGTACCATTCTGTCTGCCTTGCCTGCCGATTTTCCAGCAGCAATTCTGGTCGTCCAACACCTCAGCCCCAACTCCAGCCACTTGCCTGAGGTCTTAGGCTATCGAACTGCTCTAAAGGTCAAGCCAGCAGCAACCGGAGATGTTTTGCGTCCGGGCACGGTTTACGTTGCTGTTCCGGCTCGTCACCTGTTGGTTCAGCCAAACGGGACACTGCTGCTCTCGGATGATCCTAAGATGAATTTTATTCGCCCAGCTGCTGATAAGCTGTTGATGTCAATGGCAACCACCTATAAATCACGAGCGATCGCGGTTGTCCTCACGGGTAACGGGAGTGATGGTGCATTGGGCGTGTTAGCCGTTAAGAAGTATGGGGGCGTGGCGATCGCTCAGGATGAAGCGACCTCTGAGTTTTTTGGTATGCCCGGAGCAGCAATCGCCACAGGACAAATCGATTGGGTATTACCAGTAGAGGCGATCGCCTCCAAACTACTTCATCTCGTGACATCGGCAGTTGTAGCCTGA
- a CDS encoding SDR family oxidoreductase → MVTAQPQQVSNNTQLLRDRVVLITGASRGIGAATARLMGQHGAVVGVNYYGSEPAAQDVVESITSGGGRAMAIKADVRDPQQVDAMVQQVSDTLGTIDTLVINANANFPMAPFVDYRWEDFEAKLLGELKGAFFPCKAVVPSMIERQRGCIIAVSSGLSRDPGEGFVAHSTAKSGLDAFIKSLALELGPHNIRANVVSPGLTLTDATARLPQAHKDASAQRVPLKRNGLPEDVAGAILLLASESAGFITGAYLPVSGGVQML, encoded by the coding sequence ATGGTTACGGCTCAACCTCAACAAGTCTCAAATAATACCCAACTGCTGCGCGATCGCGTCGTTTTGATTACAGGTGCAAGTCGCGGTATTGGTGCAGCAACCGCTCGACTAATGGGGCAACACGGTGCTGTGGTGGGTGTCAATTATTACGGCAGTGAACCAGCGGCGCAGGATGTTGTTGAATCAATTACATCTGGTGGTGGTCGGGCAATGGCAATCAAAGCCGATGTGCGCGATCCACAGCAAGTCGATGCCATGGTGCAACAAGTGTCTGATACTCTGGGAACCATAGATACGCTGGTAATTAATGCCAACGCAAATTTTCCAATGGCTCCCTTTGTGGATTACCGTTGGGAAGACTTTGAAGCAAAATTGCTGGGAGAACTGAAAGGAGCGTTTTTTCCCTGTAAGGCGGTTGTTCCTTCCATGATAGAACGCCAGCGAGGCTGCATTATTGCGGTTAGCAGTGGCTTATCCCGCGATCCCGGAGAAGGCTTTGTTGCTCATAGTACCGCCAAATCTGGATTAGATGCGTTCATCAAAAGTCTGGCGTTGGAACTTGGTCCTCATAACATTCGCGCCAATGTGGTTTCACCGGGCTTAACCTTGACCGATGCGACTGCCCGATTACCGCAAGCCCATAAAGATGCTTCGGCTCAAAGGGTGCCACTAAAGCGAAATGGATTACCAGAAGATGTTGCTGGAGCCATTCTGTTGCTGGCATCTGAGTCAGCAGGATTTATCACTGGGGCATATTTGCCCGTTAGCGGTGGCGTCCAAATGTTGTAA
- a CDS encoding ATP-grasp enzyme: MTETYQTLPTRQTNAPHPVKTVAKEPFNLQSVIWAILQNLGTLALLAIAFPFNLAIVLGSLFWSWFRRSSPTLITAEQPKNILIAGGRMTKALQLARSFHAAGHRVILIDTEKFWHSGNQYSNTVGAFYTVPDPAKDLQGYVDTLRAIARQEKIDLFIPVAIFAVLYYDGMTEHPLADYCEVCHFDAETIQMLDDKFAFAEQARSLSLTVPKTYRMTSPEQVLNFDFSNEKRKYILKSIPYDAKHRLDLTKLPCETPEATASFVNRLPISEAKPWILQEFIPGQEYCTHSTVRDGRSTLYCCCESSAFQVNYQQVDKPEIAAWIERFLSAVPGYGQASFDLIQAEDGTVYAIECNPRTHSAITMFYNHPGVAAAYLDPQAPSEPLRPLTSSKPTYWLYHELWRLNEVRSLKQLQRWINTIWQGKEAIFRVDDPLPFLMVHHWQIPLQLLDSLRKFKRWIRIDFNIGELIE; the protein is encoded by the coding sequence ATGACAGAAACCTATCAAACGCTACCAACCCGGCAAACAAACGCTCCCCATCCAGTTAAGACCGTTGCAAAGGAACCCTTCAATTTACAGTCTGTCATTTGGGCGATTCTGCAAAACCTTGGCACACTGGCGTTATTAGCGATCGCCTTTCCCTTTAATTTGGCGATCGTTCTTGGTTCACTCTTTTGGAGTTGGTTCCGCCGTTCCTCACCAACACTCATCACAGCCGAGCAGCCCAAAAATATCTTGATTGCAGGCGGCAGAATGACCAAAGCCCTCCAGCTTGCCCGTTCATTTCATGCGGCTGGGCATCGGGTAATCTTAATTGATACGGAGAAGTTTTGGCATAGCGGGAATCAATATTCCAACACGGTTGGAGCATTCTACACCGTGCCCGATCCGGCGAAGGATTTGCAGGGGTACGTTGATACGCTTCGGGCGATCGCTCGTCAAGAGAAGATCGACTTGTTTATTCCCGTTGCTATCTTCGCTGTGCTTTATTACGACGGAATGACTGAGCATCCACTCGCGGATTACTGTGAGGTTTGTCATTTTGATGCTGAAACAATTCAAATGTTGGACGATAAATTTGCTTTTGCGGAACAAGCGCGATCGCTCTCGCTGACGGTTCCAAAGACCTATCGAATGACATCACCGGAACAGGTCTTAAACTTCGATTTCTCAAACGAAAAACGCAAATACATTCTGAAAAGCATTCCCTACGATGCCAAACATCGGCTCGACCTGACCAAACTTCCCTGCGAAACGCCAGAGGCAACGGCATCTTTTGTAAACCGTTTGCCCATTAGCGAGGCAAAACCCTGGATTTTGCAAGAGTTCATTCCAGGGCAGGAATATTGCACCCACAGTACCGTCCGCGATGGGCGATCAACGCTCTACTGCTGCTGCGAATCCTCTGCATTTCAGGTGAATTATCAGCAGGTCGATAAACCTGAAATCGCTGCCTGGATCGAACGGTTCTTATCGGCTGTTCCAGGCTATGGGCAGGCTTCTTTTGACCTGATTCAAGCGGAAGATGGGACGGTTTATGCGATCGAGTGTAACCCCCGCACCCACTCGGCAATCACCATGTTCTACAACCATCCCGGTGTCGCTGCTGCCTACCTTGACCCCCAAGCTCCCTCCGAACCTTTGCGACCATTGACCTCTAGCAAACCTACCTACTGGCTCTATCACGAACTCTGGCGGTTGAATGAGGTGCGATCGCTTAAACAACTGCAACGCTGGATTAACACCATCTGGCAGGGGAAGGAAGCCATTTTTAGAGTAGATGACCCCCTTCCGTTTTTGATGGTGCATCACTGGCAAATTCCCCTCCAACTGCTCGACAGTTTAAGAAAGTTCAAGCGATGGATTCGCATTGATTTCAATATTGGGGAATTGATTGAGTAA
- a CDS encoding O-methyltransferase, whose amino-acid sequence MTFSVTNSMPATPPRPITPVKIAAHHLEKAIALLPQITDTPGDLAIHLQKALLLIAGLDDYLERSTTPESLALTEIAQKTQHEPWQAKFDGGETEQHLEQEMLTGHLEGQALKMFVRMTGAKRVLDIGMFTGYSALAMAEALPEDGCLVACEIDPYAAQFAQRLFERSPHGHKIGIKLGAASDTLDQLIADQATFDFAFIDANKAGYVEYYEKLIGSNLLAPNGYICADNTLFLGEVYLSESEQSDTAKAIAHFNQVVADDPRTEQVLLPVRDGLTLIRRI is encoded by the coding sequence ATGACCTTCAGCGTCACGAACTCGATGCCTGCAACGCCACCCCGCCCCATTACGCCCGTAAAAATTGCGGCTCATCATCTAGAGAAGGCGATCGCCCTGTTACCCCAAATCACCGATACTCCCGGCGATCTCGCTATCCATCTCCAAAAAGCACTGCTTTTAATCGCAGGGTTGGATGACTATTTGGAGCGATCGACAACACCCGAATCACTCGCTTTAACGGAGATCGCGCAAAAAACGCAGCACGAACCCTGGCAGGCAAAATTTGACGGAGGGGAAACGGAACAACATTTAGAGCAAGAAATGTTGACCGGACACCTGGAAGGACAGGCGTTGAAAATGTTTGTGCGGATGACCGGGGCTAAACGGGTTCTGGATATTGGCATGTTTACCGGATATTCCGCACTGGCAATGGCAGAAGCCTTACCGGAGGACGGGTGCCTGGTTGCCTGTGAAATTGATCCTTACGCCGCCCAGTTTGCTCAACGTTTATTTGAGCGATCGCCCCACGGTCACAAAATCGGGATCAAATTGGGTGCCGCTTCAGATACCCTGGATCAACTGATTGCCGATCAAGCAACCTTTGATTTTGCCTTTATCGATGCGAATAAGGCGGGTTACGTGGAGTATTACGAGAAACTGATCGGCAGCAATCTACTTGCACCCAACGGCTATATCTGTGCAGACAATACGCTGTTTTTAGGAGAAGTTTACCTCTCAGAGTCAGAGCAATCGGATACTGCAAAGGCGATCGCCCACTTTAATCAAGTCGTTGCCGATGATCCCCGTACCGAACAGGTTTTACTTCCCGTTCGAGATGGACTCACGCTCATTCGTCGGATTTGA